A stretch of DNA from Acidovorax carolinensis:
TTTCCAGCATGGAGGGCCACGCCATGATCGTCGCTCTGCTCAACCAGAAGGGCGGCGTCGGCAAGACCACGCTCGCCACACACATCGCCGGCGAACTGGCAATGCGTGGCCAGCACGTCATCCTGCTGGATGCCGACCCGCAGGGTTCATCGCTCGACTGGGCGCAGCGCAGAAGTCAGCAAGGCTTGCCACGGCTGTTCAGCGCCGTGGGCCTGGCACGCGAAACGCTGCATCAGGAAGCGCCAGAACTCGCCAGTCGGGCCGATCACGTCGTCATCGACGGGCCGCCGCGCATCGCCGCCTTGGCGCGTTCCGCGCTGCTGGCGGCCGAGCGCGTGCTGATCCCGGTGCAGCCCAGCCCCTATGACCT
This window harbors:
- the parA gene encoding ParA family partition ATPase — translated: MIVALLNQKGGVGKTTLATHIAGELAMRGQHVILLDADPQGSSLDWAQRRSQQGLPRLFSAVGLARETLHQEAPELASRADHVVIDGPPRIAALARSALLAAERVLIPVQPSPYDLWASAEMVALIREAQVFRPALRAAFVINRRVSTTVIGREARQALADQPLPALRAEVHQRIVFADSVAAGRLARETAPDSAAAREITALVDELLRWPT